The genome window TTCATCGCCCGACGTCCGGCGAAATGCTCGAGACTGCGGCGCAGCCGCGCGGGACAACTCGGGTTCGGGCACCGCCAGACCACTTCCTCTTCGGGCCGTTCGAGCGCACTCTGACAAACCGGGCAGTGCGTCGGCATCACGAACGGCGCAAGATCCGTCTGTCGCCGCGACACGATCGCCTTGACGATCTTCGGGATGACGTCGCCGCCCTTCTCGATGAGGACCTCATCGCCGGGCCTGATGTCCTTGCGGCGGATCTCCTCTTCGTTGTGCAGGGTGGCGTGCTGGATCGTCGATCCGGCCAGGAACACGGGGTCGAGGACGGCCTGCGGCGTCACGGCGCCCGTGCGACCGACCTGCAGATCGATCCGGATCAGTCGCGTCGTGGCCTGCTGCGCCGGAAACTTGAACGCGGTGGCCCAGCGCGGGAACTTCGACGTGACGCCGAGCCGCGCGCGATCCTCGCGTGCATCCACCTTGATGACGATGCCATCGGTTTCGAACGGGAGCGCCTGACGCGCATCGGACCACGAGGCGCAGAAGGCCTTCACCGCATCGATGCCGTCGCAGCGCGTCCAATGTCCCTCGACGGGCAGTCCCCACGACGCCAGCGCCGCGAGCAGATCCGCGTGCGTCACCGGCAGTACCGCGACGCCACCGCCAGCCTCGTCGCCCGCCGGCACGTCGCCGACAACGGCTTCATAGAAGAACGCGCGCAGTCCGCGACTGGCTACCAGCGACGGGTCCAGATTGCGCAGCGTGCCGGCCGCGGCGTTGCGCGGATTGGCAAACAGCGGCTCGCCCGTGGATTCGCGACTCTCGTTCAGGCGCGCGAACGCCTGGCGCGGCAGATAAATCTCACCGCGTACCTCGATCCGGCCCGCCGGCGCGTGACGCAAACGCAGCGGAATCGCCTGGATCGTCCTCACGTTGCTCGAGACATCCTCGCCGATCACGCCGTCGCCACGCGTGACACCGCGCACGAATCGCCCCTCGTCATAGGTGATGGCGATGCCGAGCCCGTCGATCTTCAGTTCAGCGACGTAGTGCACGTCGCCGGTCTCCTCCAGCCCCTTGCGCACGCGCTGGTCGAACGCGTCGAGTTCCCCATCGTCGTACGCATTGTCGAGGCTGAGCATCGGGCACAGGTGCGTGGCGGTGTGGAAGCCCTCGGCGGGCCGGCCGCTGACGCGCTGCGTGGGTGAATCGGAAGCGACGAGATCCGGGTGCGCCGTCTCCAGATCGCGCAGCTCGCGCATGAGCGCGTCGAACTCCGCGTCGGAGATCTCCGGATCGTCGTGGATGTAATAACGCTCTTCGTGATGCCTGATGAGGGCGCGAAGCGCGTCGATGCGGTCAGCGGGCGCGGCCATGCGCCAGGGTCAGCGATCGCGGGCGAGAACGTAGTCGGCAAGCCCGATGAGCGCGTCGCGCTCCCGGCTCTCGGGGAACGACGCGAGCTGCCGGCTGGCCTGCTCGGCGTACTCGCCAGCGCGGCGCGTGACCTGCGGGATGATGTCGTACTCGCGCATGAGTCCGAGCAACTGTCGCCACGCCTCCTCGGAGATGTCGGCGTCGCGCACGACCTGCTCGATGATGGGCCGCGCCTGATCGGGCACACGGTCGCGCAGGAGGATCATCGGGAGCGTGAGCTTGCCCTCGCGCAGGTCGCTGGCGATCGGCTTGCCGAGCGCGGCCTGATCCGCCGTGTAGTCCAGCAGATCGTCGACGAGTTGGAAGGCGATCCCGAGATTGAACCCGTAGTCCCAGAGCGCCTGTTCCTGAGCCGGCGTGATCGTCCCGACCATGCCGCCGATGCGCGCCGACCCGGCAAACAGGTACGCGGTCTTGCGGCGGATGATGTCGAAGTGCTCGTCCTCGGTGATCTCCGTGTCGCCGTTCTTGGTGAGCTGGTACAGCTCACCCTCGATCATCTTCAGCGTGATGTCGCAGAGCACGCGCAGGACGTCGATCCTGTCGTAGTGCAGCGCCATCCCGAGCGACTTGATGTACAGGTAGTCGCCGAGCAGGACGGTGACGTCGTTGCCCCACCGCGCGTGCACGGCCAGGCGGCCGCGGCGCAGTTCGGAGTCGTCGATGATGTCGTCGTGGACGAGCGTGGCGGTGTGGATGAACTCGATGACCGACGCGTAGAGCACGGCCATGTCGCTCTTGTCGTGCCCGCCGGCCAGCCGGCTGGCCATGAGCATCACCGCCGGACGCACGCGTTTGCCGCCCGTGTTCTGCAGGTATTTGCCGATCTCCGGGATCAACTCGACGCGCGAGTCGATATGGCGGAGGAAGGCCTGATTGACACGTTCAAGATCGTCCCTGACGGGCTCGAACAACTGCGCGAGATCGGAGGGAGACGAAGAAGGCTGCACGTGCGTAACCTGCGGAATCTCAACACATTGGGGTGGCGCTGTCAACGCGCCTAGCGGCTGGGGTCGATGGCGCCGAAGAGCGCCGCGGCGTTGGCCACCGCCTGCCCGCGCGCCTCGTCCGGCGTGAGGCCGCGAACGTTGGCCACGGTGTCCAGGACGGCCATGACGCGCGCCGGCTCGTTGCGCCCGCCACGCTTGGGCGCCGGGGCGAGAAAGGGGCTGTCGGTCTCGACGAGCCACCTGTCGGCCGGCACCCATCTGGCCACGTCCCGGATGGCCTCTGCCCCGGGGAAGGTGGCGATCCCCGAGAACGAGAGGTGGAAGCCCCGCGAGACGGCCGCTTCGGCCAGCGCCTGGTTGCCCGTGAAGCAATGGAACACGCCGCGCACGCGCCCCTCGCCATGGGCGTCGAGCACGGCGAGCGTGTCGGCATCCGCCTCGCGGGTGTGGATCACGATCGGCAGGTCGCGCGCGACGGCGAGCGCCACCTGACGTCCGAACACCGCACGCTGCCTGTCGCGTGGCGCGAAGTCGTAGTGATAGTCGAGGCCGATCTCGCCCAGCGCGACAGCGCCCGTCCGGTCGAGCGCGGCCCCCACGACGCGATAGACGTCCGCCTCGTCCACCTGCCCAGCGTGATGCGGGTGCACGCCGACAGCAAACCGCACGCCCGGCCACGCGGCACGCACGGCGTCGACGCGGGCAAGTTCCACCGGCGTGACCGCGTCGAGGATACACACGGCGTCAGCGACACCCGCGTCCCTGGCGCGCGCGGCGACGTCGGCGAGGTCGTCGACGAAGTCGTCCCCGGCAATATGACAGTGTGTGTCGATCATCGGCTACCGGATGCGCGTGCCGGGCTGCGGCGGGGTTTCGAACGCGATGAGCTGCGCCCGGCCGTCGGTCTCGGCGGCCAGCACCATCCCGTGCGACACGAGGCCCATCATCGGGCGCGGCGCGAGATTGGCCACAAACGCGATGGTGCGGCCGACCATGGCGTCCGGCGCGTACGACTCGGCGATGCCGGCAAGGATCGTGCGCTCCGATTCGGGCCCATCCTGCACCGTGAGCTTCAGCAACTTCCTGGACTTCGGCACGGCTTCGGCCGCCAGCACCTTGCCGACCTTCAACTCCACCTTCACGAAGTCGTCGATGGTGATGAGGCCCGCGTCGGCACTCGCCGGCGCCGGGGCGACGGGTGATGCCACGGCTGGCGCTGCGGCCGGAGCGGCGGCTGGCGGAGCATCGGGGACTGGCTGTTCGGACACGACTGAGACTCCTGCATTCGGAAGTGTGACCACGGCTGGTGTCGCCGCTTCGGCGGGTACGGCGCGCGGCCACAACGCCTCGCCCGCGGTAGTCGTGACGGGCGCGTGACGCCACGCCGCCTCGACGTCGAGCCGCCTGTCGGCCAGCGGCGTGCGATCGCCAAGACGCGCCAGGATCGCCTGCGACGAGGCTGGCATCACGGGTCCGAGGAGCACGGCCGACAGCCGCAGGCTCTCGGCGGCGGTGTACAGCACCTCGTCGAGCGCCGCGGCGTTGGCCGGATCCCTGGCCAGCGTCCACGGGGCACGCTCGGCGAGGTACTCGTTGGTCGCGTCGAGCAGGCGGTAGACGGCCACCGCGCCCTGATGGAGCGCGTACGTGTCCATCGCGTCGCGATACGTCCGCACCGTGGCCGCGGCCAGATCCTGGAGCGGCGACAGCGACGCCACCGGCGCGAGGGTCCCCTGCCTGTAGCGCACGCCCATCGCCGTGACGCGATTGAGCAGGTTGCCCAGGTTGTTGGCCAGGTCGGTGTTGTAGCGCTCCTCGAATCGCTCGACGCTGAAGTCGCCGTCGGCGCCGTACGCGATCTCCTTGGTGAGATAGAGGCGCAGCGCGTCGGCGCCGAACCGGCTCGCGGCATCGAGCGGATCGACGGCCGTGCCGAGCGACTTGCTCATCTTCTCGCCGCGCAGGTGGACCCACCCGTGCCCGAACACCTGCCTGGGAACCGACAGCCCCGCGCTCATCAGCATGGCGGGCCAGATGACGGCGTGGAAGCGCGTGATGTCCTTGCCCACCACGTGCAGGTCGGCGGGCCACCACGTGTCGAACAGCGTGGGATCGGTACCCAGGCCCACGGCCGACGCGTAGTTGATGAGCGCGTCGAACCACACGTACACCACGCTCGACGGATCGATGGGCAGCGGAATCCCCCACGACTGCCCCGCGCGGCTGATCGAGATGTCTTCGAGACCCGCTTCGAGCAGGCGCAGGATCTCGTTGCGCCGCACGTCGGGCTGCAGGAACTCCGGGTGCGCGGCAAAGTGCGCGAGCAGGCGCTCGCGATAGGCCGACAGCCTGAAGAAGTGATTGCGCTCCTTGATCCAGTCGGGACGCGTGCGGTGCACGGGACAGAGCCCGTCCACCAGATCCTTCTCCTGCTTGAACGCCTCGCAGCCGACGCAGTACCACCCCTCGTAGTCGGCCTGATAGAGGTCGCCCGCATCGGCGATCCGCCGCACCATCGTCTCGACGGCCGCCTTGTGGCGCGGCTGCGTGGTGCGGATGAAGTCGTCGAACGAGAGATCCAGCGCGCCCCAGACGTCGCGGAACTGCTGTTCCATGTCGTCGCAATAGGTCAGCGGATCCTTCCCGAGTTCACGGGCACGCCGGAACACGTTCTGCGAGTGCTCGTCGTTGCCCATCACGAAGTGCACGTCGGCGCCGCGCAGGCGCTGATACCTGGCGATGACGTCGGCCGTGATCTTCTCGTACGCCGTCCCGAGGTGCGGACGGCTGTTGACGTAGTCGATGGCTGTCGTGATGTAAAAGCGCGGCATGATGTCGAGTTCAGGGGACCAGTCTGCCCATCTCACGAAGACTGCAATAGGACGCGTCGGCCAGTATGAGGTGATCCACCACGGTGATCCCCATCACCTCGCCGGCCGCCAGCATCCGCTGCGTCAGCAGCACATCCTCCGGACTCGGCTGCGGATCGCCCGAGGGATGGTTGTGGAACAACACGAGGGCCGCCGCACCGGCCAGCGCCGCCTCACGGAAAACGTCGCGGGGGTGCATGGGCGCCGTGTCTGCCGTGCCACGCGTCAGCACGCGCGCGTGCAGCACGCGATGCCGGCTGTCGAGCAGCAGGACTCCGGCCTGCTCGACGTCCACCGCCCCGTATCGCGGCAACAGGTACCGCGCGGCGTCGATGG of Acidobacteriota bacterium contains these proteins:
- the ligA gene encoding NAD-dependent DNA ligase LigA; amino-acid sequence: MAAPADRIDALRALIRHHEERYYIHDDPEISDAEFDALMRELRDLETAHPDLVASDSPTQRVSGRPAEGFHTATHLCPMLSLDNAYDDGELDAFDQRVRKGLEETGDVHYVAELKIDGLGIAITYDEGRFVRGVTRGDGVIGEDVSSNVRTIQAIPLRLRHAPAGRIEVRGEIYLPRQAFARLNESRESTGEPLFANPRNAAAGTLRNLDPSLVASRGLRAFFYEAVVGDVPAGDEAGGGVAVLPVTHADLLAALASWGLPVEGHWTRCDGIDAVKAFCASWSDARQALPFETDGIVIKVDAREDRARLGVTSKFPRWATAFKFPAQQATTRLIRIDLQVGRTGAVTPQAVLDPVFLAGSTIQHATLHNEEEIRRKDIRPGDEVLIEKGGDVIPKIVKAIVSRRQTDLAPFVMPTHCPVCQSALERPEEEVVWRCPNPSCPARLRRSLEHFAGRRAMNIDGLGEALVDKLVSVGLVHDFADLYALTVETLAVLQFEAQARKSEGTSHDEGGGTPGTTLRRFGEKSATALVAQIEGSRANGLGRLIFGLGIRHVGERGAQALADAFGMMGMIATASVEQLQAVRDIGPVVATSVRRFFDAPETQRLVARLEAAGVNMGEPLPPDRGPKPLEGRTIVLTGGLSAMTREDATAQLTALGAKVAGSVSKKTSLVIAGTDAGSKLAKAQELGIHVGDEATLARLLADPMNWPSREP
- a CDS encoding polyprenyl synthetase family protein; translation: MQPSSSPSDLAQLFEPVRDDLERVNQAFLRHIDSRVELIPEIGKYLQNTGGKRVRPAVMLMASRLAGGHDKSDMAVLYASVIEFIHTATLVHDDIIDDSELRRGRLAVHARWGNDVTVLLGDYLYIKSLGMALHYDRIDVLRVLCDITLKMIEGELYQLTKNGDTEITEDEHFDIIRRKTAYLFAGSARIGGMVGTITPAQEQALWDYGFNLGIAFQLVDDLLDYTADQAALGKPIASDLREGKLTLPMILLRDRVPDQARPIIEQVVRDADISEEAWRQLLGLMREYDIIPQVTRRAGEYAEQASRQLASFPESRERDALIGLADYVLARDR
- a CDS encoding TatD family hydrolase: MIDTHCHIAGDDFVDDLADVAARARDAGVADAVCILDAVTPVELARVDAVRAAWPGVRFAVGVHPHHAGQVDEADVYRVVGAALDRTGAVALGEIGLDYHYDFAPRDRQRAVFGRQVALAVARDLPIVIHTREADADTLAVLDAHGEGRVRGVFHCFTGNQALAEAAVSRGFHLSFSGIATFPGAEAIRDVARWVPADRWLVETDSPFLAPAPKRGGRNEPARVMAVLDTVANVRGLTPDEARGQAVANAAALFGAIDPSR
- the metG gene encoding methionine--tRNA ligase, coding for MPRFYITTAIDYVNSRPHLGTAYEKITADVIARYQRLRGADVHFVMGNDEHSQNVFRRARELGKDPLTYCDDMEQQFRDVWGALDLSFDDFIRTTQPRHKAAVETMVRRIADAGDLYQADYEGWYCVGCEAFKQEKDLVDGLCPVHRTRPDWIKERNHFFRLSAYRERLLAHFAAHPEFLQPDVRRNEILRLLEAGLEDISISRAGQSWGIPLPIDPSSVVYVWFDALINYASAVGLGTDPTLFDTWWPADLHVVGKDITRFHAVIWPAMLMSAGLSVPRQVFGHGWVHLRGEKMSKSLGTAVDPLDAASRFGADALRLYLTKEIAYGADGDFSVERFEERYNTDLANNLGNLLNRVTAMGVRYRQGTLAPVASLSPLQDLAAATVRTYRDAMDTYALHQGAVAVYRLLDATNEYLAERAPWTLARDPANAAALDEVLYTAAESLRLSAVLLGPVMPASSQAILARLGDRTPLADRRLDVEAAWRHAPVTTTAGEALWPRAVPAEAATPAVVTLPNAGVSVVSEQPVPDAPPAAAPAAAPAVASPVAPAPASADAGLITIDDFVKVELKVGKVLAAEAVPKSRKLLKLTVQDGPESERTILAGIAESYAPDAMVGRTIAFVANLAPRPMMGLVSHGMVLAAETDGRAQLIAFETPPQPGTRIR
- the radC gene encoding DNA repair protein RadC — encoded protein: MKGLSPDDRPREKLAERGRGALGDNELLAVVLGHGTRGVSALDLANRLLGELGGLRGVGRGSPAAIARVSGIGPVRAGRIVAAVELGRRAVMRAGPVRLQVAAPIDAARYLLPRYGAVDVEQAGVLLLDSRHRVLHARVLTRGTADTAPMHPRDVFREAALAGAAALVLFHNHPSGDPQPSPEDVLLTQRMLAAGEVMGITVVDHLILADASYCSLREMGRLVP